In Thamnophis elegans isolate rThaEle1 chromosome 13, rThaEle1.pri, whole genome shotgun sequence, one DNA window encodes the following:
- the OAF gene encoding out at first protein homolog encodes MSSRAGGDGRLPAPLLCWLLLLLLSGPSGAAGAPSELRVRVRLPDGRVTEESLQGDSGADSVSLELRKSDGTLVTLAADFKQEVKIFRALILGELERGQSQFQALCFVTRLHRNEIIPSESMAKLRQKNPQTVRQAEEIRPLEHLRMDVAVNFSKGAQLSSHIYNICSEAKETIYSREEDVKFWMEKGVDGSMFEVLPQSADLPGLQHCRLCADRWKPCICSYALNIEWYPCMLKYCKSRDAAGKATSYKCGIRSCQKAYSFDYYVPQKQLCLWDEET; translated from the exons ATGAGCTCTCGGGCCGGCGGGGACGGCCGGCTGCCCGCCCCGCTCCTctgctggctgctgctgctgctgctgtcggGGCCGAGCGGGGCGGCGGGGGCGCCGTCGGAGCTGCGGGTGCGAGTGCGGCTCCCCGACGGGCGGGTGACGGAGGAGAGCCTGCAGGGGGACAGCGGCGCCGACAGCGTCAGCCTGGAGCTCCGCAAAAGCGACGGGACCCTCGTCACCCTGGCCGCCGACTTCAAGCAG gAGGTGAAGATATTCCGAGCCCTGATCCTCGGGGAACTGGAAAGGGGGCAGAGCCAATTCCAAGCTCTCTGCTTCGTCACCAGGCTGCATCGCAACGAAATCATTCCCAGCGAGTCCATGGCCAAACTCAGACAG AAAAACCCACAGACGGTGCGGCAAGCAGAAGAGATCCGTCCCCTCGAACACCTCCGTATGGACGTAGCTGTCAACTTCAGCAAAGGGGCCCAGCTTAGCTCTCACATATACAACATCTGTTCGGAGGCCAAGGAGACCATCTACAGTCGAGAAGAAGATGTGAAGTTCTGGATGGAGAAAG GGGTGGACGGCTCCATGTTTGAGGTCCTGCCTCAGTCTGCCGACCTGCCTGGCCTGCAGCACTGCCGGCTCTGCGCAGACCGCTGGAAACCTTGTATCTGCAGCTACGCCTTGAACATTGAGTGGTATCCCTGCATGCTGAAGTATTGCAAGAGCCGGGATGCGGCTGGAAAGGCGACCTCTTACAAGTGTGGCATCCGCAGCTGCCAGAAGGCCTACAGCTTTGATTACTACGTGCCCCAGAAGCAGCTGTGCCTGTGGGATGAAGAGACTTAG